From the genome of Turicibacter faecis, one region includes:
- a CDS encoding ArsR/SmtB family transcription factor → MKEEEAAQCFKALSDTNRLKIIGLLVQRERCACELLEFFQISQPTLSHHMKILVSCGLVQSRKVGTWNYYRMNEAGKKELLRQLSQLLSITEEGKES, encoded by the coding sequence GTGAAGGAGGAAGAGGCAGCCCAGTGTTTTAAGGCATTATCGGATACGAATCGGCTAAAGATTATAGGCCTATTAGTACAACGGGAACGGTGTGCGTGTGAGTTATTAGAATTTTTTCAAATTTCACAGCCGACGTTATCTCATCACATGAAGATCCTGGTTAGTTGTGGTCTTGTTCAATCAAGAAAAGTGGGGACTTGGAATTATTATCGAATGAACGAGGCAGGTAAAAAGGAACTTTTAAGACAATTAAGTCAACTGCTTTCAATAACAGAAGAAGGAAAGGAAAGTTAA